A region from the Vibrio navarrensis genome encodes:
- the elbB gene encoding isoprenoid biosynthesis glyoxalase ElbB yields MKKVAVILSGAGVFDGSELHEAVLALHAIEKAGASWHCFAPNIEQLHVLNHKTGEEMDETRNVLVEAARIARGQIEDVAKLHAEEFDALLLPGGFGAAKNLTNFAVKGAECSINADVAHACRTFAQLGKPAGYLCIAPIIIPMIYPNGVEGTIGNDEATAAAFNQLGGVHVNCTVNQVHFDAKHKVLSTPAYMLANSISEAASGIEKLVEQLVEIA; encoded by the coding sequence ATGAAAAAAGTTGCGGTGATTCTCAGTGGCGCAGGCGTTTTTGATGGCAGCGAGTTGCATGAAGCGGTTCTTGCGTTGCACGCGATAGAAAAGGCAGGGGCGAGCTGGCATTGCTTTGCCCCAAATATTGAACAGTTGCACGTACTTAACCACAAAACAGGCGAAGAGATGGATGAGACGCGCAATGTGTTGGTCGAAGCAGCACGTATTGCGCGCGGTCAGATTGAAGATGTGGCGAAACTGCACGCAGAGGAGTTTGATGCTTTGTTACTGCCAGGCGGCTTTGGCGCAGCGAAAAACCTCACTAATTTTGCGGTCAAGGGAGCTGAATGCAGCATCAATGCCGATGTTGCCCATGCTTGTCGCACATTCGCGCAACTAGGCAAACCCGCCGGTTACTTGTGCATTGCGCCAATCATTATCCCTATGATCTACCCGAATGGGGTAGAAGGCACGATAGGCAACGACGAAGCCACTGCCGCCGCGTTCAACCAGTTAGGTGGCGTACACGTTAATTGCACGGTGAATCAAGTGCACTTTGATGCCAAACATAAGGTGCTATCAACGCCCGCTTATATGCTGGCAAATTCGATTTCCGAAGCAGCCAGTGGGATAGAAAAACTGGTGGAACAACTGGTCGAAATCGCATAA
- the yiaY gene encoding L-threonine dehydrogenase, protein MTSAFFIPTINLMGAGCLKDAADNIQAQGFTKGLIVTDKILNQIGVVKQVQDLLTARSVETVVFDGTQPNPTISNVNQGLALLRENQCDFVISLGGGSPHDCAKGIALVAANGGVIGDYEGVDKSAKPMLPLIAINTTAGTASEMTRFCIITDEERHIKMAIVDKHTTPLISVNDPELMLAKPASLTAATGMDALTHAIEAYVSIAATPITDAVAIKAIELIQAYLRKAVAHGDDIEAREQMAYAQFMAGMAFNNASLGYVHAMAHQLGGFYDLPHGVCNAILLPHVQRYNAQICPERLRDVAKAMGVNVEGMSAEQGANAAIEAIVALAKDVGIPAGIRELGAKLEDIPTLADNALKDACGFTNPKQATHAEISAIFEAAM, encoded by the coding sequence ATGACGAGTGCATTTTTTATCCCTACGATCAACCTTATGGGCGCGGGCTGCTTAAAAGACGCCGCTGACAACATTCAAGCGCAAGGTTTCACTAAGGGTTTAATCGTCACTGACAAAATACTCAATCAAATTGGCGTGGTTAAGCAGGTACAAGATCTGCTGACGGCGCGTTCTGTCGAAACCGTGGTTTTTGATGGCACTCAGCCAAACCCAACCATCAGCAACGTCAACCAAGGCTTGGCGCTACTTAGAGAGAACCAATGTGATTTCGTCATCTCTTTAGGCGGTGGTTCACCACACGACTGCGCGAAAGGCATCGCTTTGGTTGCAGCCAACGGCGGTGTAATTGGCGATTACGAGGGAGTTGATAAATCAGCCAAACCGATGCTGCCTCTGATTGCGATCAACACCACCGCAGGTACTGCCTCCGAGATGACCCGTTTTTGCATCATCACTGATGAAGAGCGTCACATTAAGATGGCGATTGTCGATAAGCACACCACGCCACTGATTTCCGTGAACGACCCTGAGTTGATGCTGGCGAAACCCGCATCGCTGACAGCGGCCACAGGTATGGACGCGCTAACCCACGCGATCGAAGCTTATGTCTCGATCGCAGCCACACCAATCACCGACGCTGTCGCTATCAAAGCGATCGAGCTGATCCAAGCCTACCTGCGCAAAGCCGTTGCTCACGGCGACGACATTGAAGCACGTGAACAAATGGCCTACGCACAATTTATGGCGGGCATGGCATTTAACAACGCATCATTAGGTTATGTGCATGCAATGGCGCACCAACTTGGTGGTTTCTACGACCTACCACACGGCGTTTGTAATGCCATTTTACTTCCGCACGTTCAGCGCTATAACGCGCAGATTTGCCCAGAACGTCTTCGAGACGTAGCAAAAGCGATGGGAGTGAATGTGGAAGGCATGAGCGCAGAGCAAGGCGCTAATGCAGCGATTGAGGCGATTGTCGCTCTGGCCAAAGATGTTGGCATTCCTGCGGGTATCCGTGAGCTGGGCGCGAAACTGGAAGACATTCCCACTTTAGCGGATAACGCGCTGAAAGACGCTTGCGGCTTTACCAACCCGAAACAAGCCACGCACGCGGAAATCTCGGCCATTTTCGAAGCCGCGATGTAA
- a CDS encoding PQQ-dependent sugar dehydrogenase, whose amino-acid sequence MNKSHALGWLASLIIWVCSPTLYAANLKATKIASGYHIPWGITFVDSAYAVINEKNGHISLLDVTKGKKTPLYTLSNVNDAGQGGLMDVALSPVSRQMLYFTFSKEVDNGTTVVLASAKLSHKTLSDWQELFVADASSTTGRHFGSRITFDQQNRLYFSIGDRGERDNGQNPANHAAAILRLNLDGSVPNDNPFLLDDTVRNEIWSYGHRNPQGLFFDSQTAQLWSVEHGPRGGDEINLIQPGKNYGWAKTSHGKEYWGPMRVGEAETLPNIEAPKLVYVPSIAPSSLLLYRGERYPSLNGKLLIGALKLTHLNVVSIKNGQLAETDRLFTHLNERIRAISVSPDDFLYFTTDNGNVYRIEP is encoded by the coding sequence ATGAACAAAAGTCATGCGCTCGGCTGGCTCGCCAGCTTAATCATTTGGGTCTGCTCTCCCACCCTTTATGCCGCCAACCTCAAAGCGACCAAAATTGCCAGCGGCTACCACATTCCTTGGGGCATCACTTTTGTCGACAGCGCTTATGCGGTGATTAACGAGAAAAATGGCCACATCTCGCTGCTGGATGTGACTAAGGGCAAGAAAACGCCCCTCTATACGCTTTCCAACGTCAATGATGCAGGGCAAGGCGGTTTGATGGACGTCGCGCTCTCCCCTGTCTCGCGTCAAATGCTCTACTTCACTTTCAGCAAAGAGGTCGACAACGGCACCACTGTCGTGCTGGCCAGCGCGAAGCTGAGCCACAAAACTCTCTCTGACTGGCAAGAACTGTTTGTCGCCGATGCCTCCTCTACCACAGGCAGGCACTTTGGCAGTCGCATCACCTTTGATCAGCAAAATCGACTTTACTTTTCGATTGGCGATCGCGGCGAAAGAGATAATGGACAAAACCCCGCCAACCATGCCGCAGCGATTTTACGGCTCAATCTGGATGGCAGCGTGCCAAACGACAACCCTTTCTTGCTGGATGATACGGTAAGAAACGAGATTTGGAGTTACGGCCATCGTAATCCGCAAGGGCTTTTTTTTGACTCACAGACAGCGCAACTGTGGTCGGTAGAGCACGGGCCGCGTGGCGGTGACGAAATCAATCTGATTCAACCCGGGAAAAACTATGGCTGGGCAAAAACCTCGCACGGCAAAGAGTATTGGGGGCCGATGCGTGTCGGCGAAGCGGAAACCTTACCCAATATCGAAGCGCCTAAACTGGTTTACGTCCCTTCCATCGCCCCAAGCAGTTTGCTGCTCTATCGCGGAGAACGCTATCCAAGCTTAAATGGCAAACTGCTTATCGGCGCGTTAAAGCTGACCCACCTTAACGTGGTCAGCATAAAAAACGGTCAGCTTGCAGAAACTGACCGTTTATTTACCCATCTCAACGAGCGTATCCGAGCTATCAGCGTGAGCCCGGACGACTTTCTCTATTTCACCACCGATAATGGCAACGTATATCGAATCGAGCCTTAA
- a CDS encoding threonine aldolase family protein, producing MKKDLRELCHTILSGNHEATPAEQFAAMAQWCEEHNVKHDHYGDGELIEAFQQQVADLLGFEAGLFVISGTMTQATVLDLVCQQKRNKTVAMHESSHIYRFERQGYQLQNRFHILPLGDMFRPWKAADLDAWPDEISAALYELPMRELGGQLLSWDELNEVKAECEHRDIHLHMDGARLWECAAYYQKSYQEIAQGFKTAYVSLYKGVNGLGGSLLLGDRRFIGLASMWMKRQGGNVYHRTPYVVSAAMQFEQRLANMPALFARTEQIYQLINTYPQLAVNPSKPQSNMLHLILPFGYEKALELRDKLAEEQGIWLGHPQIAQHPNQSVIEWYVGDRLQSVADEQLRAIFDWLLSQ from the coding sequence ATGAAAAAGGATTTACGTGAACTTTGCCACACCATTTTATCTGGCAATCATGAAGCCACGCCGGCGGAGCAGTTTGCCGCCATGGCACAATGGTGTGAAGAGCACAATGTAAAACACGATCACTATGGTGACGGTGAACTGATTGAAGCATTTCAGCAGCAAGTGGCGGATTTACTGGGCTTTGAGGCTGGCTTATTTGTTATCAGCGGGACCATGACGCAAGCAACTGTGCTGGATCTGGTCTGTCAGCAAAAACGCAACAAAACCGTGGCGATGCATGAATCGAGTCATATTTACCGCTTTGAACGTCAGGGCTATCAGTTGCAAAACCGTTTTCACATCCTGCCGCTCGGCGACATGTTTCGTCCTTGGAAAGCGGCCGATCTGGATGCGTGGCCAGATGAAATTTCAGCGGCGTTGTACGAGTTGCCAATGCGGGAGCTTGGCGGCCAGCTTTTGAGCTGGGATGAGCTAAATGAAGTCAAAGCCGAATGCGAACATCGCGATATTCACCTGCACATGGATGGTGCGCGCCTGTGGGAGTGCGCAGCGTATTATCAGAAGAGCTATCAGGAAATCGCCCAAGGGTTTAAAACGGCTTACGTTTCCCTTTACAAAGGGGTGAATGGTCTGGGTGGTTCTCTGCTGTTAGGTGATCGCCGTTTTATCGGACTGGCGTCGATGTGGATGAAACGTCAAGGTGGCAATGTTTACCATCGCACCCCTTATGTGGTGTCGGCTGCGATGCAGTTTGAGCAGCGTCTGGCTAACATGCCCGCCTTGTTTGCTCGTACAGAGCAAATTTATCAGCTAATCAACACCTACCCGCAATTAGCTGTCAACCCATCAAAGCCGCAAAGCAACATGCTGCATCTCATTTTGCCGTTTGGCTATGAGAAAGCGCTGGAACTGCGCGACAAGTTGGCAGAAGAACAAGGCATCTGGTTGGGGCATCCGCAAATTGCGCAGCATCCCAACCAGTCAGTTATTGAGTGGTACGTTGGCGATCGCTTGCAAAGCGTTGCAGACGAACAGTTACGTGCCATATTTGATTGGCTACTCAGTCAGTAA
- a CDS encoding HAD family hydrolase — MEPITLEINKIRAVVFDLDDTLVTSSLDFVSMRQALGCPEQEDLLSFVDKLPDATQRAHAQHIILQHEMADAQSSTPLPGCHALLAFIKQRAWRCAIVTRNCLAASELKLAHNDIKVEKLITREHCAPKPDPEALLQLADEWQLQHHQVLYVGDYLYDLQAAKNANMPSCLVSNTLEKPYANQASITVARLDDLLSYLQTALTASAG, encoded by the coding sequence ATGGAACCAATTACATTAGAAATCAATAAAATACGAGCGGTTGTTTTTGATTTGGATGACACCTTAGTCACCTCGTCACTGGATTTTGTCTCCATGCGCCAAGCACTTGGTTGCCCAGAACAGGAAGATTTGCTCAGTTTTGTCGATAAGCTACCCGATGCAACGCAGCGGGCACATGCGCAGCACATCATCTTGCAGCATGAGATGGCCGATGCGCAAAGCTCAACCCCATTGCCGGGCTGTCACGCTTTACTGGCTTTTATCAAACAAAGAGCGTGGCGCTGCGCGATTGTCACCCGTAACTGTCTGGCAGCCAGTGAACTCAAACTGGCGCACAATGACATCAAGGTAGAAAAGCTGATCACCCGTGAACATTGCGCGCCTAAACCCGATCCCGAAGCGCTGCTGCAATTGGCCGACGAATGGCAGTTGCAGCACCATCAGGTGCTGTATGTCGGTGATTATCTGTATGATTTACAAGCAGCAAAGAATGCCAATATGCCATCTTGTCTGGTGAGTAATACGCTGGAAAAACCGTACGCCAACCAGGCCTCCATCACTGTGGCCCGGTTGGATGATTTGCTCAGCTATTTGCAAACGGCGCTAACAGCCAGCGCAGGTTAG
- the glpC gene encoding anaerobic glycerol-3-phosphate dehydrogenase subunit GlpC encodes MMNTFAKHAPVNTSFDQCIKCTVCTVYCPVAKANPEYPGPKQSGPDGERLRLKNPHYYDELLKLCTNCKRCETACPSGVKIGDIIAVARGKFAKKSVSPKLMRDFVLSHTDLFGSLATPVAPIVNKITELKPIKSLMHKTIGVDKHKQLPKYSHGTFRQWYKKQAKTQAQFARQVSYFHGCYVNYNHPQLGKDLVKVLNAMGYGVQLLKKEKCCGVPLIANGFHEKARKNATLNIEMIEQAVSQDHTVVSTSSTCSFTLQQEYPHVLGVNNEHVVQRIEYITRFLLKAFMSGYAPAMKPINKKVVYHTPCHLERSGNVMFTLELLRMIPGLELVVLDSECCGLAGTYGFKEENYQTSMKIGAHLFETIKQSAADFAITDCETCKWQIEENTQLETIHPISLLAMALA; translated from the coding sequence ATGATGAATACTTTTGCCAAACATGCCCCTGTGAACACCAGCTTTGACCAGTGCATTAAATGCACCGTGTGTACTGTGTATTGTCCGGTGGCGAAAGCGAATCCGGAATATCCGGGGCCAAAACAATCCGGGCCAGACGGTGAACGTCTGCGCTTGAAAAATCCGCACTATTACGATGAGTTGCTGAAACTGTGTACCAACTGCAAACGCTGTGAAACGGCCTGCCCGTCGGGGGTGAAAATTGGTGATATTATCGCTGTGGCGAGGGGGAAGTTTGCTAAGAAAAGTGTCAGCCCTAAGCTGATGCGCGATTTTGTCTTAAGCCATACCGATCTGTTTGGTTCGCTGGCAACGCCGGTCGCGCCGATTGTCAACAAGATCACCGAACTGAAACCGATAAAAAGCTTGATGCACAAAACCATTGGCGTCGATAAGCACAAGCAGCTGCCGAAATACTCTCACGGCACGTTTCGTCAGTGGTACAAGAAGCAGGCAAAAACGCAAGCGCAGTTTGCGCGCCAAGTGAGCTATTTCCACGGCTGTTATGTCAACTATAACCATCCGCAACTGGGCAAAGACTTAGTCAAAGTGCTCAATGCCATGGGCTATGGCGTGCAACTGCTGAAAAAGGAAAAATGCTGCGGTGTGCCTTTGATTGCCAATGGTTTTCATGAAAAAGCGCGTAAAAACGCCACGCTCAATATCGAGATGATCGAGCAAGCCGTTTCGCAAGATCACACGGTGGTTTCCACCTCTTCGACCTGCTCATTTACGTTGCAACAAGAGTACCCGCATGTGTTGGGCGTTAATAATGAGCACGTGGTACAACGCATCGAGTACATTACCCGTTTTCTGCTCAAAGCATTTATGAGCGGCTACGCGCCCGCGATGAAGCCAATCAACAAGAAAGTGGTTTACCACACCCCATGCCACCTAGAGCGCAGCGGGAATGTGATGTTTACCCTTGAACTGTTGCGCATGATCCCCGGATTAGAGCTGGTGGTGCTAGATAGCGAATGTTGTGGTTTGGCAGGCACTTATGGCTTTAAAGAGGAGAACTATCAGACGTCGATGAAAATCGGCGCGCACCTATTCGAGACCATCAAACAATCGGCGGCGGATTTTGCCATTACCGATTGCGAAACCTGTAAATGGCAAATTGAAGAGAATACCCAGCTTGAGACCATTCACCCTATTAGCCTACTGGCGATGGCGCTTGCCTAA